CGCCGCCAACTTCTCGAGTCGTTCCAGACATGTATCGCCTGCACCGGGACCCGAGTGTAACGCTTCAGCAATTTCCTCCACAAGAGCAAACAACACTTGGTCCTTGTTTGAAAAGTACTCATACATAGTGGTTCGAGCAATTCCAGATTTCCGGCCGATATCTTCCATACTTACATTTCGGTACCCCTCTGTCTCAAACAATTTCAAGGCGCAGTTGAGAATTTCCCTCCTGCGTTCAAGTGGATTTTTTCGTACACGTGTCATGCTTGTCTCACCATCCAAGTTCACCAAGAAAATCGTGAACCATATGATGTCCCGGCTAGTACAGCCCGTTCAATTTCCAACTCATCCAGTAACAGTTTCACATCATCACATTGTCGATCCAGCACGCTGCCAATTGGACCAGTCAGCCTTCCCGATCGACCGTTTCCCCGCACGTCCGGGCATATCACTCGCCACTGTCTAGAGAAAGTCTCCACTTGTGGTTCAAACATTTGATTTGAGGCACCCAGCCCATGAATAAATACGATTGGGTTTCCTTCACCATTGTCCGTATAAAAGATGTGTGTCCCATTTATGTGCACCAACGGCATTTTGAAACACCCCTTAGCCATTCATACCGACACATTGTCGGTACCTAAGAGGATTATACCGACGATGTGTCGGTAAAATAGGTAAGGCATTATTGGTGAAGTGTTTGATGGGTCGAGGGGCGGGACCGTGGGAAGCAGTGGGGCGAAGCTCGGATAACGGGAGCCCGCTATTGCGGCGATCACCCGACCGCCGCTCAAGCAAGTCCCCCACATCCTTACATGTCAAACGAAGTGGAATGCAGAACGACACCTGGGTTCTTGTCGATCAACCAACGAATGGAGAACTCGTTCGGGAACAGCATGACCACTCGCTCATCCTTGTCTTTGACAATGATGTTGGAATACCTATCGTAACTGAGTTTCTCGACGTCCTGGGTTGTTTCGATCCACCGGGCGAACGAGTACGGCAGGTTGATAAGCTCCACCTCAGCCCCGTATTCGGACTTCATTCGGTGCTCAAAAACCTCGAACTGCAGTTGGCCGACGGCACCGAGAACCAAATCTTCGGTTCGGTTCGCTTGGCGGAAGACCTGGATGGCTCCTTCCTCGGACAACTGCTCGATGCCCTTGTGGAATTGTTTGTACTTCAGTGTGTTCTTGACGCTGACCCGAGCAAAGTGCTCCGGTGAGAACATCGGCAACTTTTCGAAGTGAAACGATCCCGATTCGCAAATGGTGTCGCCGATGCGGAATACGCCGGGATCGAAAATGCCGATGATGTCGCCCGGATAGGCTTCTTCGATAATCTCGCGCCCCTGACCGAAAAACTGTTGGGGTTGGGCCAAATTGACCTTTTTGCCCGTGCGAACGTGGTTGACGCTTATCCCTCGTTCGAATTTGCCAGAGCAGATGCGAATGAAGGCGACCCTGTCACGGTGAGCCGGATTCATGTTGGCCTGGATTTTGAAAACAAACCCGGAAAACGATTTGTCCGCGGGCGCAACGGGGCCCTGGTCCGTTTGGCGTACGCCGGGGGCCGGGGCCAGATCGATAAATTCGTTAAGGAACGTCTCCACACCGAAGTTGGCGATGGCGCTGCCAAAAAAGACGGGTGTGAGTTTGCCTTGTGCGATGAGCTCGGGATCGAACGGGTCGCCAGCAATGTCTAGCAGCATCACTTCGTCCTTCAGTTGATCGTGTAGCTCGGGACCAAGCGCATCCCGCAGGACGGGACTGTCGATGTCATCGGCCTGGATGTTCGACGTCTCCTCACCACGGCTCGTGTAGCGCTCGAACCGAGTATCTCGACGGTTGTAGATGCCGCGAAAGTCCTGTCCCATGCCGATGGGCCAGTTCATCGGGCAGGAGCGGATGCCGAGCACGTCCTCCAGCTCTTCGAGCAGAGCGAGCGGCTCCTTGCCTTGCCTGTCGAGTTTGTTGATGAACGTAAAGATAGGGATGCCGCGCATCCGACAGACTTCAAACAGTTTGATAGTCTGAGGCTCCACGCCTTTGGCCGCATCGATGAGCATGACAGCACTGTCGGCCGCCGTCAGCGTACGGTATGTGTCTTCACTGAAATCCTCGTGGCCTGGCGTATCGAGAATGTTGATGCGCCTGTTGCGGTAGCCAAACTGCAAAACGGTGGATGTCACCGAGATTCCTCTCTGCTTCTCGATCTCCATCCAGTCAGACGTCGCATGACGCCTTGCCTTTTTGCCTTTGACGGCGCCAGCCTCGCGAATGGCGCCGCCAAATAGCAATAGTTTCTCAGTCAAAGTCGTCTTACCGGCGTCCGGGTGCGAAATGATTGCGAATGTACGTCGTTCTTCGTGTGTTCCTTGTTCCTTCGTATATGCTATCGGCACTGATGCCACTCCTGTATTTAAATATCAATATCTAACCATCCAAGTGTACCACGTGTTGGCGTCCCGGACGTACACCAAACACGGACTCACGGTGTGGTTAAAAGTACCGTCTTCTCTACTCGGCCGGATCGAGGTCCTTCGAAAACAATCTTCACGTTTGTTCCAGGCTCCCCTTTCACGACCCACTCCGCGTACCCGCGCTGGCTTTTCGGCGGTGCAAACGTGCTCTGACTCCCGTAACCATCCAAGTGACCGAGAGGGACTGGTGACATCCCAGCAATCACCTCAATCTGCCCTTCGATCATCGCCCGGACACCCTCAAGCAGCAACTCCTTGCCCTTCTCCGTGCTGGATGTGGGAAGAAATCCAGCATTGGAAACCTCCGCAACCAAACGAAAGACCCCGACACCTTCCTCCGTGACTTGCACAGTAGGAATCATGAGCTTTGGCGTGGAAAGCCCCAGTTTGGTTAAAAATGCACTCACGTTCGTGCATTCTTCCTCCAGGAAATGAATGGGTGGATTCTGGATGACAAATTTCGGGTTTAGACCGCCGATTTCCACTTTGCCGAAATCCGGGTGTTCAAAAGCTGTCCATTCAAACACGCCATGATCAGGCACTTCCTTCTCAACCCAAGCAAAGATCTTCCGTTGGTCCTCGGTCAGCTCCTCGGGCGTCAATGCCATCATCCGGCGCATGCCGTGCTCGCCATAGCCGTGCGCCCCCGCCCGCTTATTGAGGTTCCAAATCTCGACGGTGAATCCCATTACGCCAAAATGATCATACATCCAATCGTCGGCAGCGCCTGGCATAAGTACCTTCTCGTGACCAGTGGCGAACTTGTTGTAATTGGAGCCAGCGAAATATCCGCTCACCTGTGCCCCCATGTCGGCCACACGTGTAAACAAATCTCGATCCGTCTCCGAAAGAACCGTATCGTCTCCAGTCGAAGGCTGCCGCAGGATGACGCCCCCACTGGTGTGTAGGGCCGCATATGCAGCGATGTTTGGGTGGGCATGAATAAACTCGGCTAATGCGCGAAGTTCCGGCTCCGAGAGAGGATAAGGTCCCGCGCCCGGTTGCCCGCTCTCGCCGGCCCAGCGGATTGGAAAGTTGCGGTTGTAGTCCATCGTGGAACGGCGCGCATCCTGCGCCATCGCAAAGGCCGGGAGCGCGCCCGTTTTCGACAGGTGATCAATACGTCCTTCCGGAAAGACATGATAGTACTGCCCTCCGATTTCACCTGGACGACGGGGTCTCATCACCCGAGGGTCCACATCATCGATGACAAAACCTCCGTCTTCTGCCTGTACACGCATCTGAAGGATATAGCCGTCCCCGTTCACGTCTTCGGCAACGAATCCCTCTGGTGGTTCTGAGTAGGGATACGTGTGCGGGCTGGA
This is a stretch of genomic DNA from Alicyclobacillus dauci. It encodes these proteins:
- a CDS encoding alpha/beta fold hydrolase, whose amino-acid sequence is MPLVHINGTHIFYTDNGEGNPIVFIHGLGASNQMFEPQVETFSRQWRVICPDVRGNGRSGRLTGPIGSVLDRQCDDVKLLLDELEIERAVLAGTSYGSRFSW
- a CDS encoding peptide chain release factor 3; translation: MPIAYTKEQGTHEERRTFAIISHPDAGKTTLTEKLLLFGGAIREAGAVKGKKARRHATSDWMEIEKQRGISVTSTVLQFGYRNRRINILDTPGHEDFSEDTYRTLTAADSAVMLIDAAKGVEPQTIKLFEVCRMRGIPIFTFINKLDRQGKEPLALLEELEDVLGIRSCPMNWPIGMGQDFRGIYNRRDTRFERYTSRGEETSNIQADDIDSPVLRDALGPELHDQLKDEVMLLDIAGDPFDPELIAQGKLTPVFFGSAIANFGVETFLNEFIDLAPAPGVRQTDQGPVAPADKSFSGFVFKIQANMNPAHRDRVAFIRICSGKFERGISVNHVRTGKKVNLAQPQQFFGQGREIIEEAYPGDIIGIFDPGVFRIGDTICESGSFHFEKLPMFSPEHFARVSVKNTLKYKQFHKGIEQLSEEGAIQVFRQANRTEDLVLGAVGQLQFEVFEHRMKSEYGAEVELINLPYSFARWIETTQDVEKLSYDRYSNIIVKDKDERVVMLFPNEFSIRWLIDKNPGVVLHSTSFDM
- a CDS encoding M14 family metallopeptidase; the encoded protein is MRAQYWTYQAMWDELNRLQREHPNLISVEVIGHSREGRDIAGVTLTSRSTGAPERKSAVFVDANIHAGEVSSNSVAMFWIHWCIENYGQDREATELLDQHTVYVVPRISLDGAELYLTTPARFRSSPHTYPYSEPPEGFVAEDVNGDGYILQMRVQAEDGGFVIDDVDPRVMRPRRPGEIGGQYYHVFPEGRIDHLSKTGALPAFAMAQDARRSTMDYNRNFPIRWAGESGQPGAGPYPLSEPELRALAEFIHAHPNIAAYAALHTSGGVILRQPSTGDDTVLSETDRDLFTRVADMGAQVSGYFAGSNYNKFATGHEKVLMPGAADDWMYDHFGVMGFTVEIWNLNKRAGAHGYGEHGMRRMMALTPEELTEDQRKIFAWVEKEVPDHGVFEWTAFEHPDFGKVEIGGLNPKFVIQNPPIHFLEEECTNVSAFLTKLGLSTPKLMIPTVQVTEEGVGVFRLVAEVSNAGFLPTSSTEKGKELLLEGVRAMIEGQIEVIAGMSPVPLGHLDGYGSQSTFAPPKSQRGYAEWVVKGEPGTNVKIVFEGPRSGRVEKTVLLTTP